A stretch of Lathyrus oleraceus cultivar Zhongwan6 chromosome 6, CAAS_Psat_ZW6_1.0, whole genome shotgun sequence DNA encodes these proteins:
- the LOC127096592 gene encoding F-box protein At5g52880, with translation MSTPLERYQRLALRESLPINYRYPIACKELSFILREAFHQFPKNLQTIVFQDTLSAFRLLPQMQTENAVSAAHLLLQSVEAALPKQKKNMAVTEFKHAMVAHKRRAKAHQVEEGSFQLPQDILVHIFSFLDMQSLVSAGIVNWSWNMAANDNHLWESQYSVLYDSSDTQPPKRPDDKLIHKPLDTRTVPDWKEAVKGAYTGALSKKLTTNRGYCGHCKAIVWLNNSKCPNVHGGTISEIHDTKPVMRFQVVEYLLDDSLSIPTSSDSDSDSEGGSVSKLWAYPKHLRNLLH, from the exons ATGTCAACCCCATTAGAAAGATACCAAAGACTTGCCCTAAGAGAGTCTCTACCTATAAACTACAGATATCCAATTGCTTGCAAAGAGCTAAGCTTTATTCTCAGAGAAGCTTTTCATCAATTCCCAAAGAATTTGCAAACCATCGTTTTCCAAGATACTCTCTCTGCCTTCCGTCTCCTCCCACA AATGCAGACTGAGAATGCTGTTTCAGCAGCCCATTTACTCCTTCAAAGTGTAGAAGCGGCACTTCCGAAACAGAAGAAGAATATGGCTGTAACAGAATTTAAGCATGCAATGGTTGCTCATAAGAGGCGCGCTAAAGCTCACCAGGTAGAGGAAG GTTCATTCCAACTACCACAAGATATTCTTGTACACATTTTCAGTTTTCTAGATATGCAATCTTTGGTCTCAGCGGGGATAGTCAACTG GTCATGGAACATGGCTGCAAATGATAACCATCTATGGGAATCACAGTATTCTGTACTGTATGACAGTAGTGATACACAGCCCCCTAAGAGACCGGATGATAAGCTCATACATAAACCCCTCGATACTAGAACGGTTCCTGACTGGAAAGAGGCTGTTAAAGGAGCATACACTG GAGCATTATCCAAGAAATTGACAACCAATAGAGGATACTGTGGACACTGCAAAGCTATAGTTTGGTTAAACAATTCAAAATGCCCCAATGTACATGGAGGAACGATATCTGAAATTCATGATACCAAACCTGTAATGCGATTCCAG GTTGTGGAATACCTTCTAGATGATTCTCTATCCATACCAACTTCCTCAGACAGTGACAGTGATTCTGAAGGAGGATCCGTTTCTAAGTTATGGGCATATCCCAAGCATTTAAGAAACCTGTTGCATTAA